The window GTCTTACGATGATGAATATCGGGCATTGCTATCCCAGTATCCGCGACATTGACACACTCGGTTCGCCTAACAAATACGCGCTCTGTGCCTGCGAAAACGAGGATGACAACCCCTTCAACGAGCCGTACAATGTTGAAAAGGGATTCAAGCCCGGAACGAACTGTGTCACGACGATGCCCTGTCAGTCATTTATGGACGTTGAGGACCTCGAAAGCGGCAGACCTGAAGACCTCCTTATGACTATTGCCTGCACAATAGACACTATGGGATGGCCCGGCGCGCGCAGCTGGATGGGGTTCATCGATCCCAACGTCATGCATGTAACTGTCATCTTTGCGCCTGACCATGCCAGGCTGATTACCAACAGTGGCTGGACCAAATTCGACGTTAGACAGTACCTCTATGCAAAGTGCCGCCGTGCCTGGGGGCAGTTCAAACATCTGGTTATCCCACGTATTAAAGACGGTACCGTACACCCCGGTTACAGATGGCTTGCCACAGCATCGGATGACACAGAAGTTCCGATGGTAAGAGACCCAAGCTACTTCGATATCGCGGTTATCGGCGGGGCTGCCGGAAAGTCAGCTCTCTCCATGAACATCGGATGCCCGACAACAGTGGAGATAAAGAAGTAGTATACTAGAATGGAATAACATGGTCACTTGCCGTGTGCCTGTCATTGAACTGTGCCCTGCAAAAGGCAAGTTGACCATGTTATTTTTGCTGTATCGAGAATCATTTAAATTTCTAATTGCTTTTGACTTCTCTGAAGGAGGAATAATGGTGGTAGATAAGGAAGTAGTAAAGAGCGCATTAGAGCCGCTCGAAGAGAGTTTCGCATCAGATGGTTCCAAAATTGAGATTAGCTCAATTGAAGGCAACACAGTTAATATTAAAATTGTAGTTTTCCCCGGCGGCTGCCGCGAGTGCATCCTTCCTGCCGACTACCTTGAGGAAATGTTTAAGAACAATATAGAAGAAGAGGCAGAGGAAGAGGTTCAGGTACACGTTGAAATAGAAGACCACTCTAAAGAACATTAAGGTCTGTTGTTTCTATTTTAGCTCTTAAATTAAACCTAAATCGAATACCTTAGCTGAGACATTTACCCTCATACAAGCATCTGTCAGTTAAAGCTGACGTTTATGTTTAAAGCTGCGGCATGTACTTTTTCCGGTAAAATTTAGTGCAAACTATATTTTTTACCGGAAGGAGTATATGCCACAATAATTTAGATTTGATAAATTAACAATGAATTGCAGTTAGCTTTAATGTGCGTAAAGGAGAGATATTATGGAATCTGAAAAATGGGTCATCAAGAACGGCACCATCGTCAATCCTGAATATGGTGAAATTAAAGCTGACATTAAAATTGAAAACGGGATTGTTACCGCAATCGGAAGAGGCCTTTGTGAGGAAGGCTGTAAGGTGTATGACGCAGCTGATAAATATTTGTTCCCGGGGTTTATAGATACTCATGTTCATCTGGGGAATTTTAATTCCTTTGAAGACGACTGCCGCTCTGAAACGATATCAGCCGCGGCAGGCGGAGTTACGACTGTATGCCAGATGGCAAAAGCTTCAAAACTTACGAAATTTAGGCCGCCCCAGACCAGCTACCATGAAGTTCTGGATGAAATAACAGACATAATTGACAATAATTCTTCAGTTGACATCGCCTTGCATCTTAACTTAAGCTCTTATGAACAGATAGATGAAATAGCCTCCTATGCGGAGCTCGGCCATACCTCATTCAAGTTCTTCATGAGCTACGTAGGTATGGAGGGGGCTATTAAAATGGGGGCTATCGGAGTAAGAGACGGCATTATATATGCCGCCTTAAACAAAGTTTCCGAAGTGCCCGGCACATTGGCGATTGTACACTGTGAAAATGACGACCTTATTGAATTTTTCCAGAGATCTATGACGGAAAAAGATAAAGAAAATATATCCTTTTCAGATTTTGCTAAGAGCCGCCCCTCTATAGCGGAAGCGGAAAATATACACAGACTGCTATATTACGCCGCTGAAACGGGGGCAACAGTCTATGTGCCGCACGTATCTTCCATAAAAGCCATAAACGTTGTGAAAGAAGCGCGTAAAAACAGCGGCGTGAAGGTATTCGTAGAAACCTGTCCCCAATACCTTGTACTGACTCACGAAGAGGCAAATAAAATGCCCGGAGCAATTGCTAAGGTTACCCCAACAATGCGGAACCGGGAAACATTGGATTATTTGTGGGAATGCATTAAAGATGGAACTATAAATACCATTGGAACAGACCATTGTTCTCTGGGCCTCGACAAAAAGAAAAGTGTATGGTACAGCCCTGGCGGTTTTCCTGGAATTGAAACTATAGCTCCTTTAATTATTACCGAAGCAAGAAAAAGAGGTATTTCTTTACAAAGAGTTTCGCAAATTCTTTCTTACAATGCGGCGAAAATTTTTGGGATGTTGCCTAGAAAAGGGACTCTTCGAATTGGAGCCGATGCAGATATTGCAATTTTAGACTTAAACAAAGAAGTTACAATTAAAGCTGAAAACCTTCATTCCTCAAGTACATTTACTCCCTATGAAGGTTTTAAAACAAAGGCTTATGTTGAAGCAACTTTCTTACGTGGGGATCTAATATGGAGAGACGGTGATTTACTCAAGGCAAAGACAGGTAAAACGGTATTAAGAAAGCCGCTAGAATAACCTAATCCAAAGTTTTTTTATAAAGCTATGGTAATCGGCACTTTGACTCCGCCTGGTAACGTCAGATTTTTGAGTTGGTGCTTGAAATTTTAGGAAAAATGCTTTTTTCAGTGGCGATTATATTAAAAAAATGAAATACGATAGGAATATTTTAAGTGAAAGAATGATACAGACGCGCGGCAAACACTCGCAGGGCGAGATGGCAAGACGCTTTGGTATAACGCAGGCATACCTCAGCTAGATAGAGGAAAAGGTTTCTGGCAGCAAGGAGCTGTTGTTTCCCTCTGTGCAAAACAATGACCTGTCGGTCTATTCCCCCGCGCAGTTGGCGGTGCAGCTGAAAAATTCTTTTGTAACACATCCCTTTGTAATAATCACAGAAAAGGCCCATATGGAAAATTGTCTTAGATATTCTACGACTTGTTCGAGGTTTACACAGAATCGGGGATAATCTCGAAGGATCAAGAAACATAAAAGACGGGGCGTACCGTGAAGGCACGCCCCGCATTTTTTCAGTGAGGATTATCTCTGGAGCTATCTTTTCTTTTTGAAAAATGCCACAGCCATGACTGACAACAGCGCCACAAATGGGATTCCGCCGTTGCATCCGCTGCTGCCGCCCGACGGCTTAGGCGTGGGAGTCGGAGCAGGAGCCCCGGCTTTCATCGCCGCGCCGAGGTCAAGCATTCCGTATGCGGATTTGCCTTCCTTGGCGAAATTCTTGTCGGCGTTGTTGAGCAGAAGCTCCTTTATCTCTCCCGCCGTCTTATCTGGATAGGCCGCGCAGAGCAGCGCCACCGCACCGGTTACGTGCGGAGCGGCCATGGAGGTACCATTATACTTTCCATAAAGATCCTCTGACGTTACCTTGCCGTTAAGCCAAACGTACCTTGGGAGAGTGCTCATAATCGCCGCGCCTGGCGCTGCAATATCAACGTAATTTGGACTGTAATTGGAAAAATCACACCATGATTTATCGGCGCTGACTGCTC is drawn from Cloacibacillus porcorum and contains these coding sequences:
- a CDS encoding dihydroorotase, with amino-acid sequence MESEKWVIKNGTIVNPEYGEIKADIKIENGIVTAIGRGLCEEGCKVYDAADKYLFPGFIDTHVHLGNFNSFEDDCRSETISAAAGGVTTVCQMAKASKLTKFRPPQTSYHEVLDEITDIIDNNSSVDIALHLNLSSYEQIDEIASYAELGHTSFKFFMSYVGMEGAIKMGAIGVRDGIIYAALNKVSEVPGTLAIVHCENDDLIEFFQRSMTEKDKENISFSDFAKSRPSIAEAENIHRLLYYAAETGATVYVPHVSSIKAINVVKEARKNSGVKVFVETCPQYLVLTHEEANKMPGAIAKVTPTMRNRETLDYLWECIKDGTINTIGTDHCSLGLDKKKSVWYSPGGFPGIETIAPLIITEARKRGISLQRVSQILSYNAAKIFGMLPRKGTLRIGADADIAILDLNKEVTIKAENLHSSSTFTPYEGFKTKAYVEATFLRGDLIWRDGDLLKAKTGKTVLRKPLE
- a CDS encoding NifU family protein gives rise to the protein MVVDKEVVKSALEPLEESFASDGSKIEISSIEGNTVNIKIVVFPGGCRECILPADYLEEMFKNNIEEEAEEEVQVHVEIEDHSKEH